Proteins co-encoded in one Pyramidobacter piscolens W5455 genomic window:
- the ygiD gene encoding 4,5-DOPA dioxygenase extradiol has product MKRMPAVFLGHGDPMIALADNELTRRFRALGERIVAGFGRPKAILAVSAHWYNARTFVQTDPEPRQVYDMTGFPKELYELKYPVRGDAGLSARVLAAPGLDARVDDSWGVDHGVWSVLVHVFPEADVPVVQLSVNRFLDASASYEAGKKLAFLRDEGYLILASGNVVHNLRRVDWDNPAGTPEADAFDEWIRAQVEARRDDAVIDFRRHGDAAYAVPSPDHFLPLLYALGASAGEKPCAFNVVRTLAAISMTSYAFGMDA; this is encoded by the coding sequence ATGAAACGAATGCCCGCGGTTTTTCTCGGTCACGGCGATCCGATGATCGCGCTGGCCGACAACGAGCTGACGCGCCGCTTCCGCGCGCTGGGGGAGCGGATCGTCGCCGGATTCGGCAGGCCGAAAGCGATCCTGGCGGTCTCCGCTCATTGGTACAACGCGCGCACGTTCGTGCAGACCGATCCCGAGCCGCGTCAGGTCTACGACATGACGGGCTTTCCGAAAGAATTGTACGAGCTGAAATACCCCGTCCGCGGCGACGCGGGGCTGAGCGCCCGCGTGCTGGCCGCGCCGGGGCTCGACGCGCGTGTCGACGACAGCTGGGGCGTCGACCACGGCGTGTGGTCGGTGCTGGTGCACGTGTTCCCCGAAGCCGACGTGCCGGTGGTGCAGCTGAGCGTGAACCGCTTTCTGGACGCATCGGCGTCCTACGAAGCCGGCAAAAAGCTGGCCTTCCTGCGCGACGAGGGCTATCTGATCCTCGCCAGCGGCAACGTGGTGCACAATCTGCGCCGCGTGGACTGGGACAACCCCGCCGGAACGCCCGAGGCGGACGCGTTCGACGAGTGGATCCGCGCGCAGGTGGAAGCGCGCCGCGACGACGCCGTGATCGACTTCAGGCGGCACGGCGACGCGGCCTACGCCGTTCCCTCCCCCGATCACTTCCTGCCGCTGCTTTACGCGCTGGGTGCGTCGGCCGGCGAAAAGCCCTGCGCGTTCAACGTCGTGCGCACGCTGGCCGCCATTTCGATGACCAGCTATGCCTTCGGCATGGATGCTTGA
- a CDS encoding DJ-1/PfpI family protein translates to MKKICMYLCEAMADWEHGYALQGLSLQKMLPEKKYELLTVSNSKNPVHTAGGLTIVPDAALKEIDGNSVSALLLIGGDAWLKEEQKEALDLAAALVEKNAVVAAICGATLGLAERGILNDREHTSNSPSFLSGLAKNYGGLAHYRHVPAVCDGNLITASAAGSLLWARYIIERLGLYSPATVSAWHNYFLTGEPEFFAALMKSFER, encoded by the coding sequence ATGAAAAAAATATGCATGTATTTATGCGAGGCAATGGCGGACTGGGAGCACGGTTATGCGCTGCAGGGGCTGTCGCTGCAGAAGATGCTGCCCGAGAAAAAATACGAACTTCTCACCGTTTCGAATTCAAAAAATCCCGTTCATACCGCAGGCGGACTGACGATCGTCCCAGACGCCGCCCTGAAAGAGATCGACGGAAACAGCGTCTCCGCCTTGCTGCTGATCGGCGGAGACGCGTGGCTGAAAGAAGAACAAAAAGAAGCGCTCGATTTAGCGGCCGCTCTGGTCGAAAAAAACGCCGTGGTCGCGGCAATCTGCGGCGCGACATTGGGATTGGCCGAGCGGGGGATCCTGAACGACAGGGAGCATACCAGCAACTCGCCGTCCTTCCTGAGCGGACTGGCTAAGAATTACGGCGGCCTGGCTCATTACAGGCACGTCCCGGCCGTTTGCGACGGGAACCTGATAACAGCCAGCGCGGCAGGCTCCCTGCTCTGGGCAAGATATATCATCGAACGGTTGGGCCTCTATTCGCCCGCGACCGTAAGCGCGTGGCACAATTATTT